Proteins co-encoded in one Dasypus novemcinctus isolate mDasNov1 chromosome 6, mDasNov1.1.hap2, whole genome shotgun sequence genomic window:
- the CYP2E1 gene encoding cytochrome P450 2E1, with protein MAVLGITIALLVWAASLLLISIWKQIYSSWKLPPGPFPLPIIGNLLQLELKNIPGSYTRLAGQYGPVFTLYLGSRRVVVMHGYKAVKEVLLELKNEFSGRGEIPAFEAHKDAGIIFNNGPTWKDTRRFSLTTLRDYGMGKEGNEARIQREAHFLLEELRKTKGQPFDPTFVIGGGPCNVIADILFRRRFDYKDKTCLRMMSLFNENFYLLSTPWLQLYNNFSSFLHYLPGSHRKVIKNVSEIKEYALEQVKEHFTSLDSNCPRDLTDCLLIQMEKQMQSGEPGYSLDSVAVTVADLFFAGTETTSTTLRYGLLILMKYPEIEEKLHKEIDRVIGPIRIPAIKDRLEMPYMDAVVHEIQRFINLVPSNLPHEATRDITFRGYVIPKGTVVIPTLDSLLYDKQEFPDPEKFKPEHFLNENGKFKYSDYFKAFSAGKRVCAGEGLARMELFLFLSAILQHFNLKSLVDPKDIDLSPVTVGFGSIPPHYKLCLIPRS; from the exons ATGGCTGTGCTTGGCATCACCATTGCCCTGCTGGTGTGGGCAGCCTCCCTCCTGCTCATCTCCATCTGGAAGCAGATCTACAGCAGCTGGAAACTGCCCCCTGGCCCTTTTCCACTCCCCATCATTGGAAATCTTTTGCAGTTGGAATTAAAGAATATTCCTGGATCCTACACCAGG CTCGCAGGGCAGTATGGACCGGTGTTCACGCTGTACCTGGGCTCCCGGCGCGTCGTGGTCATGCACGGGTACAAGGCCGTGAAGGAAGTGCTGCTGGAGCTCAAGAACGAGTTTTCTGGCAGAGGAGAAATCCCGGCGTTCGAGGCCCACAAGGACGCGG GaattattttcaataatggaCCAACCTGGAAGGACACCCGGCGGTTTTCCCTGACAACGCTCCGTGACTATGGAATGGGGAAAGAGGGTAATGAGGCACGGATCCAGCGGGAGGCCCACTTCCTGCTGGAGGAGCTCAGGAAAACCAAGG GCCAACCCTTCGACCCCACCTTCGTCATTGGCGGCGGGCCCTGCAACGTCATCGCTGACATCCTGTTCCGCAGGCGCTTCGACTACAAGGATAAAACATGCCTCAGGATGATGAGTTTGTTTAATGAGAACTTCTACCTGCTGAGTACACCCTGGCTCCAG ctttacaataatttttcaagttttctaCACTACCTGCCTGGAAGCCATAGGaaagtaataaaaaatgtgtCTGAAATAAAAGAGTATGCACTTGAACAAGTGAAGGAACACTTTACATCACTGGACTCCAACTGTCCTCGAGATTTAACTGACTGCCTGCTCATCCAAATGGAAAAG CAAATGCAAAGCGGAGAGCCTGGGTACTCGCTGGACAGCGTTGCCGTGACTGTGGCTGACCTGTTCTTTGCGGGGACAGAGACCACCAGCACCACCCTGAGATACGGGCTCCTGATTCTCATGAAGTACCCTGAAATCGAAG AGAAACTTCATAAAGAAATTGACAGGGTGATTGGGCCAATTCGAATTCCTGCCATCAAGGACAGGCTAGAGATGCCCTATATGGATGCCGTGGTACATGAGATTCAGCGTTTCATCAACCTGGTGCCCTCCAACCTGCCCCATGAGGCAACGCGGGACATTACGTTCAGAGGATACGTCATCCCCAAG GGCACGGTCGTAATTCCAACCCTGGACTCCCTCTTGTATGACAAACAAGAATTCCCTGATCCAGAGAAGTTCAAACCCGAGCACTTTCTGAACGAAAATGGAAAGTTCAAGTACAGTGACTACTTCAAAGCCTTTTCTGCAG GAAAACGGGTGTGTGCTGGAGAAGGCCTGGCTCGCATGGAATTGTTCCTATTCTTGTCTGCCATTTTGCAGCATTTTAATTTGAAGTCTCTTGTTGACCCAAAGGATATTGATCTCAGTCCTGTTACAGTTGGATTTGGCAGCATCCCACCACATTACAAACTCTGTCTCATTCCTCGCTCGTGA